Genomic DNA from Salvia miltiorrhiza cultivar Shanhuang (shh) chromosome 1, IMPLAD_Smil_shh, whole genome shotgun sequence:
AAATCTTGTCTACTCGCACATTACTACTTTTGAAATCAAGCCTCAATGGATAGGTCTTCCCAATTTTCCCTTCTTACATCACTTTTGCTACTTCAATGGTTTATGAATTATAGCTCAGCCATCTCAGATGTCAACTCAGATCGTTCTTCACTTCTTACCTTAAAATCTCAAATCACTTCagacccacaaaatatattgaccCAAAATTGGAGCACTGAAGCCAGTGTTTGCAGTTGGATCGGAGTTACTTGTGATTCACGTTACAATAGGGTTACTCAGCTGAATATATCGTACATGGGTCTTGTCGGAACCCTCCCACTAGAAATCGGGAATCTTTCTTCTCTCGTTTCTTTAGCAGCGAACGAGAACTCTTTTCATGGCCCCATTCCCCCATCTATCTTCAACTTGTCGTTTCTAGAAGTTTTGGATCTAAGGAATAATAGTTTGTCTAGTAGTCTACCTCTTGATATGTGCAGACACAATCTGCATAGACTCAAGAGGCTTCGTATATCTTACAACGAGATGTATGGGGAAATACCATCGAGTTTGGAGAAGTGTTCGCAGCTTGAGTTTATTTCTGTGTACAACAACAATTTCAGTGGATTTTTGCCGAGAGAAATTGGGAACTTGACGAAGCTTCAAACGTTGTACGTTGGTGCCAACAATTTAAGTGGTAATTATAAGATCTTTATAAATTTCCctacttcttctttttttgggcTTTCAATAGTCTACAAATGATCATTCTAATGCAATTCTGTTTAATTAATCTTTAATTTCTATGCTTTACATATGGCATGTGCATCTGTGTCCTCTTTTATTCGATCTTCTCTATGAAAGGGTTCGAGTTATGCTGTAAGGATGTGATTAGTACGATGAAATTAATGAGATATGTGAATATAATATTGATCAATTCTAAGTTTTAGAATCGGAAATTCCATCATTCACGTAGGAATCCATACACTTTGCCAATAGAAAAAGgggttaatttgttttaaatccacaaattttacataattttccggtttttccaaaataaataaagatatgtTCTAAATACATCGTCCACTTTCCGGAATTTCCCACAAAAGTTAATCAGATGAAATTTAAGCTGACATAGCGCCAGATTCTGTTGATGTGGAAATATATATGACGATAACTATTCTAAAACTTGGATATATAGTTCAATTATTGTGAAATAAATTGTACTACCAAATTAAACCTTTAAGATATTCCATATCAGCAGAATCTGATGTATTCTGACGCCACATCATATTCGATTTCATCAAAGTTGACTTTCCTGGAAAATTCCGGAAAATGTGGtatttataacatatttttatttgttttggaaaaaaatcataaattgtGTAAAGTTTGTGgatttaaacaaattaattcataaaaaactAACTTGACAATTAcgtttaataattttattatataaattcatattactttaatttattaatttcatatatataatcgGATTTTGATTTCATGCAACTTTACTAATAGGTGATATTCCAAAAGAGATCGGTGGTCTCACTAATTTACAAGTTTTGGACATGAGTTCCAACAGCTTCAATGGACACCTGCCGACAGAAATTGGAAACTTGACAATGCTTCAATGGTTGGACCTTGGTACCAACAAGTTAAGTGGTAAGATCTTATCCCATGCTCTTAATTATTTTCCTACATTTGTTTTTGGTTTGATTAATGgtatatattgaaattatatacaCCTAATTAGAATTACGCAAAAACTTGTGTGCATACCGTCGCATAGTATGTGACGGGTTGCAAAGTGTACATTTCTTCACGATAATGtatacttttattcataagaacttaTACTTTTACTTGTGAAAAAATGTATACTATGTAAAAGTATAaattcttatgaataaaagtataCATTATCGTGAAGAAATGTACACTTTGCAACCAGTCGCATAGTATGCGACCGCCACATGCAAGACCATCTCTTAGAATTAGAATTACCTCTTGATCTCGCGGACAGGAGATCACCTCTTGATTTTTAAATCTATTCTTTAAATTGGACTTTTTAAATAATAAGATTTGTCTCCACAATGAATAAGTGAGTAGGTCAGGATATAAGTAGTAGTAATATTAGTGTATGCATCATGCATGTGTTGATCTAATGATAATATGGTTAATGCATATTTGAAGCTAAAAGGTCTCAGATTCAAGTTAGTCACgtaatctttaaaattatttgctCTTTTACCTAAGAAAAAAGTCGTATTAGCGCACATGTTTTGTGGTTAATTTCATACGCCTCGACATATATTTTACAAATTGTTGTAATATATTTTGTGTTGCAAGTAAATAGCATACAACATATATACTACAATTAATAGTTAGATTAtgattaatcaattaattatttgtaGGCATTTTACCTGCAAGTATTTTCGGAATGTCATCACTGGAAGCCATGGTGTTCAAATCCAATAAACTTATTGGACCATTACCAAGAGAAATTGGTAACCTCACAGCCCTTATCTTAATAAGCCTTGAAGATAACAGTTTCAGTGGTATGAATCTCAACTCTTCTTAATACTATATGTTTAGCCCTTTACATGGAGATTTGCAAATCAACAAATTTATATTCAAATGCACCTGCTTTTGAaacttgaaaataaattaattattgatttgccTACTTAGTTAATATAGCATGTATATAATTTctgattattttaataaatttgagGTAATatgtagtattaattaattatggttCACAATTAATTTGCAGGTAATATTCCGAAAGAAGTTGATCTTCTTACTAATTTAAGGGAGTTGAGATTGGACAACAATGAATTTAATGGATCATTGCCGATAGAAGTTGGAAATATAACAGCAATGTTTGTGCTGTCCATTTATAACAATGCGTTAAGTGGTAATGGTGTACGATATATTCCTCCTCTTTCAATTCCTTTTATAAGTAAGagttataagatgtagtttcatAAGAGctataagttgtcaaaatgtttggataattgagcttataggttagagagtttttttttgctagagaaGGAAAACAacatttagagagagaaaatcgaaataaataaacttgaaatgatatatgatgaaaataacaaattatagtttaaaaatatttgtaaaataaatgttgcatataagattataaaaaaataaatttgggtagatgaacttatttttgggGGAGCTTATTTTTAGAATATATAAGTTGTTTAAGCTTCTTTGCCAAACATATAAGCTGTTGAAGGAGCTTaaaagctcctaaacaacttataagatgttttgaaaagcttataagctcagccaaattcataagagtttataaattgtcaaagtgtttggataattgagcttataaactagagagataatttttagttagaaagagaaaatctTTGTGATATAGAGAAAATAGAAAAGAGATGaaattagaataatattatatgataaaaatttaaaatcatagttgagttatttttgtaaaaaatgggtgttgcttataagataatgagaaaataagttgcggtaaatgaacttattttttgtagAGCGTAATGCTCTTAGagcttaattttaatttatagtttataagctctttaagggcttattttgtcaaacatttTGAAGAAGATTATAAGTTCTTTATCATATCAAACTATAGAAAAATATGAATGTTTTTTGAAATATTCTTTCAATAATTTATAGTAATCGTTGAATTCATTCGGCTAACAAAATAGTGAGACGCCGCAAATTTAAATGTAAATATAATTGTTGATTTATATTATCATGTTGACAGGTACATTGCCATCAACAATTTTTAATAGAACTTCTTTTCGATATATTGACTTGACAAACAATAAATTTACTGGAGTTTTGCCAAGGGAAATTGGGAACTTGAAAGAACTTATTGGAATAGGCCTGTCCACAAATTCATTTAGTGGTAAGGCTTCTGATACTCAAATCTCTATTTAATTCCCTTTATTAGTTTCCTTTACAAGAAAAAGATCAATGAAATTAAAGCactgtttatttttattttgtagcAAAATAAACAGTGCCCCAAAATTTTCGAGGATTGTAAAACTATCGTGGCATGATTTTCTTCAAGTTCCAACAGTGTTTGGTGAGAGTGGAACAAAATCATGTCATGGTATTTTTTCAATCGTGAGGAACGTTTGGGTGTGTCTATTTTGTTACAAACAAATTTAAAAGTTGAGTTATTATTGCGATATTAATAAATGCATTAATAGGTAAAAATGCTCACTTTTGTTAattgtatataaaaaaatgctcatttttataaaaataagtatTTTATGCCCAAGTTAAGGGTTAGTTCCACCATACACCTAGGTGCATGTACACTCCCTCGTTGATCTTGTGACACGTgactttatatttaatttaaatttaattttaactgTACTAAAAGACATGTGTCGCAAGATCAACGGGGGAGTGTACATGCACCTAGGTGCATGGTGGAACTAACCCAAGTTAAGGGAACAAACTTAAATACCTGTTGATGACTTTGCTTGAGTTTTATAAAAagtcttacacaagtacaattgtgtcataaataatataaaaaaatatgaaaaagtgAACGATTTAATAACAATCGGTCAAACTCCATCTAACCGACAACTAGATCATCTAACCGTCTGACGGCCAATCATTTGACCGGGAGGCTAGCTAGATAGGCTAAATGACATAGCCCCATGCTATATCATGATCCGGGCGCTGGGCGGCATCTCATCTATTTGTCGGCTAGATAGATTTTTGATTGATCGTTGTTAAATTGTTCTTTCTTTCGGAACATGCTAGGAATGTATAAGGTATTATCTCCCAAGTACAATAAGATTGAGATATTATGggaaaattcaatttatttggacataaaatgcatatatttataaaagtgAGTATTTTTCATATAGACTTTAGTGGATGcgagcattttaaattttcacttaatAAATCGTCTTTAAGGccaaaattaatgattttttttttttttttgcaattaatcCATTAGTCGTCTTTCATAGTACTCCCTTCATCCATCATTTTTTGACCCATTTTataatgacacgagttttaagaaattgggGTGTGTGTTGTGAAATAGGGAGCTCACTTTATTATAAGTGAAAAGCTTATTAAAAGTGGAATGAGTTAAGAATGGGTGCACGGATCAAAATGGCAAAACAGGTCGTAATTAATAAACGAAAGGAGTATTTATTATATTTCATAGTTAAATTAAACTCTTATGACTTTATACATGACAGGTCACATTCCAAAAGAGATTGGTCAGCTTGATAATTTGATAAGGTTGATGCTCGGGGGAAATAAATTTAGTGGATCATTACCAAAAGAGATCGGGAACATGACATCTCTTAATGAATTAATGGTAAATGGAAATAATTTAAGCGGTACGATACTATGCCTCTTTCTACTCCCTTATAAACACTAATGTATTTGGATGTGCTGTCATAAGGAATGCTTATTCCACCATATTTTGTGTTTCTATAATTTAACATTCTTCGTTGACGGTGACAACATCTTCTCTAAACAAATCAAATCACTGCTAGAAAATTCAGCATACTTGATACTTGAtacttgatattttttttattacgtACATCTTTTTTGAGTATATTAAAAAGCGTCATCTGTGAGTGTCTTTTTTGTATACTAACAGAGATGATGTGTGTTTGCACGTAAAAAgcaattattttaataaataaaccttttattttcattaaaaaatattttaataaataattaattaaacttcaCCTAATTTTGTCAtcattagaaagaaaaaaaagcatgaccaaaaagaaaacaagattGATATGAAATTCATGTTTATTTTATAGGTTTCATCTTaacataaataattttaattctaaagatTCTACCAAAATTAAActtctaataaaaatattaaataaataatttctattataattctaaattattaaattacagaataaaaaatactaatatatgTGGATGAAGAATTCTAATGGATACCACTACTTAAATAATTACTACTAAAATATAACACATAATTAaaccataatatatttttagatttattatatgtttaatatattaaattacacaattgaccttaaattaagtatatgtAAGAGATATAATTGGtatatcaaattttgtaaaacaaggcgcctttataataggtatagatgtGACGCTTTGAAGAAATAGTATATGAAGTTTCAAGTTTGAAATACATGACATTGCTATATAAATCGTCATATATCTATAGTATACATCACATATTGATAGAAGCATCATGTATGTCCGTGTTtagtaatgttttttttttttttaatataagtacatgacatctttttttttttgaataataataTACATGACATCTTAAAAGTACTTCAAAATGCTAGATGATCAGTAATTATCTGCTAATTAACCTGCTAAAAAACGTAATAgatagaaaagaattaaaagtGTAAAGGATAAAAAGtccaaaatgaaaattatttagaAAACAATGGGAGAAATCAAAACAAACATAGCATACTAAACTTTTGTTCAGCATTTTCAAACTTAATTTTGTTCAGTATACTTGTCTTGAATTGTGGAGGAATTAACTATTCCACAAAACTATGTATTTTGAcaaattttattcatttttagtaTCTTTACATATTTGCAAGGTATGTGTACATTCAATATAATCTCCACAAAAATTTGAAGAATTATATGAATATGTATTCTACATTTTGGAATATACTATTAGTAGCTAACATGtcaatatatatacttaaaattaaattaattatattttggttgactttttaaaaatttgcaGGTAATATTCCAAAAGAAATTGAGAACATGACAGCCATTCGTGAGTTGTGGCTTTTCAACAATAATTTAAGTGGTATGATTTCAATATTCTTTCAAATAAATTCTTTAAGTTTTAAAAGATATAATCTTGAATTTCATGATTCTTGCTTAAAACAAATTTCCAGGTCCCATACCTTCCATCATTGGAAATCTATCAGAACTGGCTATTCTTTTATTCTactccaacaaattaaatggagAAATTCCATCATCTATTTGCAAGTTGAGATCCCTTCAATTTCTGCATTTATCAAACAACAATTTGGAAGGAGCAATTCCAGAGTGCTTGGGCAACTTCAGCAAATCATTGGAGGTTCTGCAtttgagtgacaattttatCACAGGCCTCGTTCCATCAACATTTACAAAGGAATGTAGTCTTCAGTCACTTAATCTGAATGGCAATAAATTGGAAGGTGCACTGCCTCACTCCCTAATCAACTGCCAAGGTATTCGAAGCATTGACATTGGTGACAATGAAATACGAGATGTGTTTCCCTTCTGGATGGAAACACTCCCTAGACTCCGCGTCCTCGTCTTGAGGTCTAACAAGTTTGATGGTAATATGTTGCTCGCTTCAAAGGCCGAGCATCCGTTTCCCAAGTTGCAAGTCTTGGATATATCGAGAAATGCATTTTCTGGCTCGTTACCTGATAGATATTTCAAGAATTTCCAGGGCATGATAGATGCCAAAGAAAACACGACAGATGATCAGGACGTGTTTCTAAGATTTATAGAGTTGAAGTTCACTTTGAAAGGTTTGGATCAGACATTGCTGAGATTGTTGGATACCTTTACAACGATTGACTTATCCTCCAATAGATTCTCTGGGAATATTCCAGATTCCATAGGAAATCTTAATTCTCTGAGATACTTGAATTTGTCTCACAATAATCTCATGGGACAGATTCCTGCATCTCTTGGAAATATAAGTCTGCTTGAATCGTTGGACTTGTCATCAAATAGATTGGGTGGAGAAATCCCGAGTGAGCTGGCCAGATTGACATTTCTGTCGAAATTTAACGTTTCAATGAATAATCTCGTGGGGCGAATACCGCAGTCTACTCAACTTTCCACGTTTCAGAATGATTCGTATATGGGGAACTCGGGATTGTGTGGAGCTCCGTTGACGAAACAGTGTGAAAGAATTGATGGGAATAACCCAATGGTGccgaatgatgatgatgatgatgaagagtcAAGTTTTGTTGATGGATTTGGTTGGAGAAGTGTGGTGATGGGGTATGGATGTGGATTGTTGATTGGAATTGGTATTGGTTGTTTGATTATTCGATGTGCAAGGCCAAAATGGTTGGTGGAATTCTTTTTTGGGGTTGGATATAATTATAAGAGGAGGAAAAATAAAGCAACAACACGACCAAGGAGACGGTGATTCAAGACAAAAATTGTGGTTTTGTTTGAGCTTGATTTGGAACTCTCGCATGTTGAGGAAACACTTAATGTATGAtgtttaattttcaaatattgcTTCTGAATAATTTGTAATGTAATATTTGTATGTTGGGGCTCATTGCACATGCTAGTTTTATTCTGAAAATTTCAGTGATTGGTTAGTATTGCATGAGTAAGAAATATGTAGTGGAATTTCAAACACTACAAGAATT
This window encodes:
- the LOC131006180 gene encoding receptor-like protein 36, whose translation is MDRSSQFSLLTSLLLLQWFMNYSSAISDVNSDRSSLLTLKSQITSDPQNILTQNWSTEASVCSWIGVTCDSRYNRVTQLNISYMGLVGTLPLEIGNLSSLVSLAANENSFHGPIPPSIFNLSFLEVLDLRNNSLSSSLPLDMCRHNLHRLKRLRISYNEMYGEIPSSLEKCSQLEFISVYNNNFSGFLPREIGNLTKLQTLYVGANNLSGDIPKEIGGLTNLQVLDMSSNSFNGHLPTEIGNLTMLQWLDLGTNKLSGILPASIFGMSSLEAMVFKSNKLIGPLPREIGNLTALILISLEDNSFSGNIPKEVDLLTNLRELRLDNNEFNGSLPIEVGNITAMFVLSIYNNALSGTLPSTIFNRTSFRYIDLTNNKFTGVLPREIGNLKELIGIGLSTNSFSGHIPKEIGQLDNLIRLMLGGNKFSGSLPKEIGNMTSLNELMVNGNNLSGNIPKEIENMTAIRELWLFNNNLSGPIPSIIGNLSELAILLFYSNKLNGEIPSSICKLRSLQFLHLSNNNLEGAIPECLGNFSKSLEVLHLSDNFITGLVPSTFTKECSLQSLNLNGNKLEGALPHSLINCQGIRSIDIGDNEIRDVFPFWMETLPRLRVLVLRSNKFDGNMLLASKAEHPFPKLQVLDISRNAFSGSLPDRYFKNFQGMIDAKENTTDDQDVFLRFIELKFTLKGLDQTLLRLLDTFTTIDLSSNRFSGNIPDSIGNLNSLRYLNLSHNNLMGQIPASLGNISLLESLDLSSNRLGGEIPSELARLTFLSKFNVSMNNLVGRIPQSTQLSTFQNDSYMGNSGLCGAPLTKQCERIDGNNPMVPNDDDDDEESSFVDGFGWRSVVMGYGCGLLIGIGIGCLIIRCARPKWLVEFFFGVGYNYKRRKNKATTRPRRR